In bacterium, the DNA window TTCCCCGGCGGCGGTCGCCGGCGGCTTGTGGACGTAGCCGAGCGACTCCAGCAGCCTGATGTCGGACTTGCCGAGGTTCGCGCGAACGCCCGCCGCCCCCCTGCCCAGCGGTGTCGCCGGATCGTAGGTCGCGCGCAGCCGTTCGGCGAGACGCGCGGCGTCGTCCGGGAAGTCGGCCGACAGGTCCCGCGTTTCGCCGGGATCGGCGACGAGGTCGTAGAGCGCGGTCCGCTCCCGCCCATCCTCACGGAACAGCATGATCTTCCAGGGCCAGGCGACGAGGGTCTTGCAGAACCGTTCGGGGTCGGAGCCCTGCTCGGCCAGCAGGTCGCGACGCGGCGGCTTCGCGTTGCCCAGCAGCAGGCCGGCGAGCGATTCGCCGTCCAGGGTGTCGGGCACGGCGATCCCGGCCACCTCCAGCGCGGTCGGCAGGAGGTCCACGGTGGAGACGGGCGTCGCCACGACGCGCCCGGCGCCGGCGCTGCCGGGCAGCTTGACGATCAGCGGGACGTGGATCGTCTCCTGGTAGGGCAGGTAGTGCGTGTAGTAGAAGCCGTGCTCGCCGAGGTGCTCGCCGTGGTCGGCGACCACGATGATCAGCATCCGCTCGTAGAGCCCGAGCTCCTTCAGCCGGGCGACCAGCCGGCCCACGTGGTCGTCGACGTAGTCGACCTCGGCCGCGTACTGGGCGACCGGGAACGCCGGGTCCGTGACGCCGGCCAGCCAGTCGTACATCCCGCGGCCGGCGTTCTCGCCCCGAAACCCCTCGGACGACATGATGCGCGCGGTGAGCGGCTCGCCCGGCCGGCATTCGTTGCCCAGGTAGTACTTGCGATGCCAGGGGGGCGGCGGCGCGTAGGGCGCGTGCGGGTCGAAGTAGTGGCTGAAGACGAAGGCGGGCCCGTCCCGGTGCTGCGCGAAGAAGTCGCCGGTGAGCCGCGTGATGCTGCCGGCCTGGTCCAGCCCCGCGAGGTCGGTCGCGCGCGGCGGGGGCGACACGTACCCCTGGTCCATGCCGAACTGGGCGGTCAGGTAGTTGATCCCCGCGAACCCCGTCGTGGCGTAGCCGGCGCGCGAGAGGTGCTCGGCCAAGGTCGTGTGCCGCTCCGAGAGGTAGTCGCGCTCGCCGCCGACGGCGCCGTGGCGGTAGGGCCGCAGGCCGGTGAAGATCGAGGCGAAGGAGGGCAGGGTCCAGGGCGCCGTCGACAGGCACTGTTCAAAACGGACGCCGTCGCACGCCAGGGCGTCCAGGTGGGGGGTGCGCGACGGGGCGCCCGAAGCGGAGGGGCCGACCAGGTCCTCGCGCAGCGTGTCGATGCCGATCAGCAGGATGCTGGGCGGGGCGGCGCCGTCGGCGTGGCCGCGTTGCGACGCGCGGTGCCCGCGGATCGCCAGCAGCGTTCCGACACCCGCGATCAGCAACAGAATCAACACGGCTCTCAGGGCCGTCGGTCGGCGCAAGATGTTCATCCGTCCCCATACGTCCGTCAGCGGGTCAGGTTCTCCCCCCAGGAGACGGAGTCAAAGAACGGTAATTTACGGGCATCCGTCAACCTCGTGCAGGCTGGTAAGTTGTTGGAGCCGAGCGAGTACTTCGCTCCGGGTTGCGCCGGTGGCCTCCTCGGTGACGCCGCCGCGCCGGGCCCGCGCGATCCAGGTCAGGCCCCAGTGCACGTCCCATCCCTCGCGGTGCATCCGCCGCGAGGAGTCGCAGGGCTCGTCGCGGCACTCCATCGAGAGCGTGACGATGGTCTGCAGCGTGGTGCGAAGGACCTCGAGGTCGTCGTCGCGGAACGCCTCGGTCCCGGGCAGATCGATCGCGATGCGGCGCGGCTCGTTCATGGCGCGTCCCTCCGGCGTCGGGTCAGGTCCCGTACTTCTCGATGATCTCGTTCTTGCCCAGGCCCAGGATCCCGTACTTGGCGCCGACCTTGGCGAAGGCGGCCAGGCCGCGGTCGAGGTGGCTCTGGTCGTGCGCGGCCGACAGCTGCGTGCGGATGCGCGCCTGGCCCTTGGCCACCACCGGGAAGAAGAAGCCCACCACGTAGATGCCCTCGGCGTAGAGGTCGCGCGCCACGTCCTGGGCGAGCTTCGCGTTGTAGAGCATCACCGGCACGATGGGGCTGTCGCCGGCCTTGATGTCCAGGCCGATCTTCTGCAGGCCCTCGCGCCAGTACTTCGTGTTCCACTCCAGCTTGTCGCGGCGCTCGGTCGTGCCGGAGATCAGATCCAGCACCTTGATGGCTCCCGAGACGATGACCGGCGCGACCGTGTTGGAGAACAGGTAGGGCCGGGCCCGCTGCCGGCACAGCTCGACCAGCTCGCGCCGGCCGCTGACGCAGCCGCCCGAGGCGCCGCCGAGGGCCTTGCCCAGCGTCGTGGTGACGATGTCGATCTTGCCCATGACGCCGCAGTGCTCGTGGGTGCCGCGGCCGGTCTTGCCGATGAAGCCCGAGGCGTGGGACTCGTCGACGAAGACCATGGCATCGTACTTCTCGGCCAGCGCGACGATCTCGTCCAGGCGGGCGAGGTCGCCGTCCATCGAGAAGACGCCGTCGGTGATGATCAGCCGGCGCCGCTTGTCCTGGTGCTCCTCGAGCTTCTGCTCCAGGTGCTTCATGTCCGAGTGCTTGTAGGTGTCGGTGGCCGCCTTGCACAGGCGCATGCCGTCGACGATGGAGGCGTGCACCAGGCGGTCGGCGATCATCACGTCCTGGTCGGTCAGCACGGCCTCGAACACGCCCGCGTTGGCGTCCATGCAGGACGGGAACAGCAGCGTGTCCTCGGTGCCCAGGAACTCGGTCAGCTTGTTCTCGAGCTGCCGGTGGATGTCCTGCGTGCCGCAGATGAAGCGCACCGACGACATGCCGTAGCCGCGCGCGTCCAGGCCGCGCCGCGCCGCCTCGACCACGTCGGGGTGGCTGGACAGGCCGAGGTAGTTGTTGGCGCAGAGGTTGATCACCTTCTTGCCGGGCGCGCCGGCGGGGAACTCGACCTCGATGTCGGCGCCCTGCGGGCTGCGGATGAAGCGCTCCTCCTTGAAGAGGCCCGCCTCGCGGATGGCCGTCAGCTCCTGCTGGTAGGACTCCCTGGTCCCGGTCGCGAATGCCATGTCTGCTCCCTTCCGGTCCCGGCGGTCAGCTCTTCTTGAAGCGCTCGACCAGGGCGGCGATGCGGTTGACGGTGTCGAAGGCCTCGGGCGACGCCTCGGCGTCGGGGATCTGGATGCCGTACTTCTTCTCCAGGAACCGCTTCAGCGACACCATGGAGAACGAGTCGACGATGCCGCCGGTGATCAGCGGGGTGTCCTCGCCGATCACGCGGTCGTCGTCCTCTTCCAGGTACTCGCTGACCACGTAGTCCAGGATCGTCTGCTTGCGCTCGTCCATCGTCGTCTCCCGCGTCGGTGTGGTGCGGCCCGCTCCGGAGGGAGCCGGGCCGCGGTTCATTCGCTCATCAGGGTCGACAGGTCGCCTTCCGGCTCGCCGAATTCCCGGGCGCGCAGGATGCGCCGCACGATCTTGCCGCTGCGGGTCTTGGGCAGCGACTCGGTGAACTCGATCTCCTGCGGCATGGCCAGGGGCGACAGCTTCTTGCGGATGAAGTTCATGATCTCGAGCTCGAGGTCGTCGTCCGGCACGAGGCCCGGCTTCAGGGTGACGAACGCCTTGACGACCTCCATGTTCACGGGGTCGGGCTTCGCCACCGCCGCCGACTCCGCGACCGCGGGGTGCTCGAGCAGGGCGGACTCGATCTCGAAGGGCCCGACCAGGTGGCCGCCGGTGTTGATGACGTCGTCGTCGCGGCCCACGAACCAGTAGTAGCCGTCGGCGTCGAT includes these proteins:
- a CDS encoding acyl carrier protein, which gives rise to MDERKQTILDYVVSEYLEEDDDRVIGEDTPLITGGIVDSFSMVSLKRFLEKKYGIQIPDAEASPEAFDTVNRIAALVERFKKS
- the kbl gene encoding glycine C-acetyltransferase; its protein translation is MAFATGTRESYQQELTAIREAGLFKEERFIRSPQGADIEVEFPAGAPGKKVINLCANNYLGLSSHPDVVEAARRGLDARGYGMSSVRFICGTQDIHRQLENKLTEFLGTEDTLLFPSCMDANAGVFEAVLTDQDVMIADRLVHASIVDGMRLCKAATDTYKHSDMKHLEQKLEEHQDKRRRLIITDGVFSMDGDLARLDEIVALAEKYDAMVFVDESHASGFIGKTGRGTHEHCGVMGKIDIVTTTLGKALGGASGGCVSGRRELVELCRQRARPYLFSNTVAPVIVSGAIKVLDLISGTTERRDKLEWNTKYWREGLQKIGLDIKAGDSPIVPVMLYNAKLAQDVARDLYAEGIYVVGFFFPVVAKGQARIRTQLSAAHDQSHLDRGLAAFAKVGAKYGILGLGKNEIIEKYGT
- a CDS encoding sulfatase, whose amino-acid sequence is MLILLLIAGVGTLLAIRGHRASQRGHADGAAPPSILLIGIDTLREDLVGPSASGAPSRTPHLDALACDGVRFEQCLSTAPWTLPSFASIFTGLRPYRHGAVGGERDYLSERHTTLAEHLSRAGYATTGFAGINYLTAQFGMDQGYVSPPPRATDLAGLDQAGSITRLTGDFFAQHRDGPAFVFSHYFDPHAPYAPPPPWHRKYYLGNECRPGEPLTARIMSSEGFRGENAGRGMYDWLAGVTDPAFPVAQYAAEVDYVDDHVGRLVARLKELGLYERMLIIVVADHGEHLGEHGFYYTHYLPYQETIHVPLIVKLPGSAGAGRVVATPVSTVDLLPTALEVAGIAVPDTLDGESLAGLLLGNAKPPRRDLLAEQGSDPERFCKTLVAWPWKIMLFREDGRERTALYDLVADPGETRDLSADFPDDAARLAERLRATYDPATPLGRGAAGVRANLGKSDIRLLESLGYVHKPPATAAGEG